The Phyllopteryx taeniolatus isolate TA_2022b chromosome 9, UOR_Ptae_1.2, whole genome shotgun sequence genome contains a region encoding:
- the hrh1 gene encoding histamine H1 receptor translates to MESALSLSTVHLHLNTNRYDDSSGCNSWGSHPDDPNAPPVNHTFPVYGRLNSALLGVSLGFLSLLTIIMNMLVLYAVKREKSLHTVGNLYVVSLSVADLIVGTTVMPLNLVYLLEDEWKLGRAVCQFWLIMDYVASTASIFSLFILCLDRYRSVRQPLKYLKYRTRGKASVMISGAWLLSMLWIFPILGWRSFTHVELKPEEEKKCDTDFRFVTWFKVITAVFNFYVPSVLMIWFYTHIYLAVRQHLRDRERIIHPTDSFEEKNNQENDRSSNDSKSAEKECEVPVKLLKRQLDQKLLEQTYSLEEFDKTKSSLSRSHRKIGAQCPEQGLLDMKTKEYRLTIKPGSNSLTPEEKSPDAAIPLSSVSFQPENVGSEGNQQSSLKECHITVPNTVRGACNISQVERYTSVLCNNDDPSRSVPWSKVADNAEVDPANEGTLRQTWQRFIEHSRERLHSLRIHKEHKAARQLGFIIAAFMLCWIPYFMAFMVMAFCRDCVHHDLHMLTIWLGYINSTLNPFIYPLCNRNFKRVFKNILHIHL, encoded by the coding sequence ATGGAATCTGCGCTGTCGCTCTCCACTGTACATCTGCACCTGAACACAAACAGGTACGATGACAGCAGTGGTTGCAACAGCTGGGGAAGCCACCCGGATGATCCCAACGCcccgccagtcaatcacacgtTCCCAGTTTATGGCCGACTGAACAGCGCCCTGCTGGGTGTATCGCTAGGCTTCCTCTCCCTCCTCACTATCATAATGAACATGCTTGTTCTTTACGCCGTGAAAAGAGAGAAGAGCTTGCACACAGTCGGTAATCTGTACGTCGTAAGCCTCTCGGTGGCCGATCTCATCGTCGGCACCACTGTGATGCCACTCAACCTGGTGTATCTGCTGGAGGATGAATGGAAGTTGGGCAGGGCTGTCTGTCAATTTTGGCTGATTATGGATTATGTGGCGAGTACAGCATCCATTTTTAGCTTGTTTATCCTCTGTTTGGATCGGTACCGCTCTGTCAGACAGCCGCTGAAGTATCTGAAGTATCGAACGAGAGGGAAAGCAAGCGTAATGATATCCGGAGCCTGGCTGCTGTCAATGTTGTGGATTTTCCCCATTTTAGGATGGAGGTCCTTCACCCATGTAGAACTTAAACCCGAAGAAGAGAAAAAGTGTGACACAGATTTCCGCTTCGTCACATGGTTTAAAGTTATTACCGCTGTCTTCAATTTTTATGTACCCTCTGTTTTGATGATATGGTTTTACACACACATCTACTTAGCAGTAAGGCAACATCTGCGAGACAGAGAGAGGATCATTCATCCAACAGATTCATTTGAGGAAAAGAACAATCAGGAAAATGATAGGTCATCAAATGACTCCAAATCTGCCGAAAAGGAATGTGAGGTTCCAGTTAAACTTTTAAAAAGACAGCTTGACCAGAAACTTCTAGAGCAGACTTATTCTCTTGAGGAATTTGATAAAACCAAAAGTTCTCTTTCTAGATCACACCGAAAAATTGGTGCACAGTGTCCGGAACAAGGTTTGCTTGACATGAAAACAAAGGAATACAGATTGACTATAAAACCAGGAAGCAACTCCTTAACCCCTGAAGAGAAGAGCCCAGATGCTGCAATTCCACTAAGTTCAGTTTCCTTTCAACCAGAAAATGTTGGTTCAGAAGGAAACCAACAATCATCTTTAAAAGAATGTCACATCACAGTGCCAAACACGGTAAGAGGTGCTTGCAATATCAGCCAGGTGGAGAGGTACACATCTGTGCTTTGCAACAACGACGACCCTAGCCGGTCTGTGCCCTGGTCCAAGGTGGCCGATAACGCCGAGGTGGACCCGGCGAACGAGGGGACTCTGAGGCAGACATGGCAAAGGTTCATCGAACACTCCCGTGAGAGACTCCACAGCCTGAGGATTCACAAGGAGCACAAGGCGGCCAGGCAATTGGGGTTCATCATTGCAGCTTTCATGCTGTGTTGGATACCGTACTTTATGGCCTTCATGGTCATGGCGTTCTGTAGAGATTGCGTGCACCATGACCTGCACATGTTAACCATATGGCTGGGTTACATCAACTCCACCCTCAACCCTTTTATATACCCGTTGTGCAATAGGAATTTTAAACGagtcttcaaaaatattctgcaCATACATTTGTGA